Sequence from the Priestia megaterium genome:
TCAAAAAGTGAAAATCAAATCGGTTTATCGAAATCAACAAGGTAAAGAAGTACTGATAGGGACAAGTAATGGAATTATTAGAGATTAAAATGAAAGCGTAAACAAAATATAAGTTATGAATGTTGTTAGAAAAGTCACGGATTCGTGACTTTTTTTATTGTGCAATTTCCTTCTTTTGTTGGTTACCATTTAAATGTAAATATGGTAATTTAGTAAAGTTGAGTTTCGTAAATGGTAAAAATGTGTATTTACTAAGTACATAGATTCTTATTTTTGGAAAAATATTTAAAAAGGAGTTTCTTACATGAAAAAAATAATGAATACAGGCTTAGCACTATCATTCGCTCTATTGCTTTCGGCATGTGGGATGCCGTCTTCAGAGGAATTAACGGGTGACGTGAAAGAAGCACAAGAAAAGGTGAAAAATGTTCAAGTGAAGGTCACTGGGAAAGAAGAAGGATCCTCTGATTACCAAGTAAACGGAGTACAAGAGTTTGATTTCAAAAATAAAGCAGGTTATGTAAACACAAAAATGGACGGCGAAGAATTGAAGATGTATCATGACGGTGATGAAACGTTAGCTGTGGCTGGAGAAGAAAGCACAAAAGTACAGGGAGAAGAAAAAAAGTACGTTACGGCTTTAATTAATAACGCCATGGAGCTTCAACAAAATCCAATACGCTACTATCAAAAATATGATAAAAATCTTCCAAATGAATTTGAAGTCACCGAAAAAGACAAAGATTATGTATTAACGTTTAACGGAGACAAAGACAAAAAGCAAAAAATTGTAGCAGATGATGCCAAAGCTTATTATAAAATAATAAATCAAGGCAGCGATACTGCTGTAGACCTTGACCAAATTAAAGGAAAAGATTTTTCGCTTGTTGTGACAATTGATAAAGAAACGAAGCAAGTAAAGAAAGTAGTAAAAAATCAGTCGTATTCAGTTAAAGTAGACGGAAAAACAGAAAACTCAAAATCTAAGCAAACGTATACGTATACATATAACCAATTAGACAATGTAACAAAACCAAAAGTGGAAGCAAAAGCCGCTGCTGCTTCTAAAGATAGCGGCACCGAAACGCCAAGTAAAGAAAAGCAAGCTGCCTATGCCAAGGAAGCGGGACAATACGTGGATGCTTTAATTCAAGCAACTGTTTATCAAAATACAGATCAATTTGTTGCTAAACATCCGAATCAGGAAGATAAGAAACAGGTAAAAGAAAAAGGGGAGTTCCAAAAGAGTTCGTTTGTAGAGTTTTTTGAAACGAATTTTAAAGGTGCTTTATCATCAGTGAGCTCAAATATAACCGATGAGCAGTTAAACGAAGTAAGCAGCGCTTTTCTAAAAGCTCTTTCATCTACAAAATATAAAATTAAGGATGCAGCGTATAGTGCTGAAGATGATGCGTACGTCGTACAAGTCGAAATTCAAGGATTTAACGATGCAAGTGTATTAGCGGAAGTCATGACACCACTTGCAGAAAAATATCAGGCGGGTGAGTTGAGTAACGAGCAGTTAGTAAACGAACTTATTGACGGAGTAGCAAAACGCTATCGTGAGCCAGTTGAATTACTTCCGGCAAAAACAGTCCCTGTACACGTCGTAAGAAATGGTGAAAAAGATTACGAAGTTTTAATGCAAGATGAGTATCTGTTAACATTTGCTCAACAATCATAAATAGATATAAAAAAAGATTTCAGCTATATGCCTGAAGTCTTTTTTTATATTCATTTGAAATATAATTTTAAAAAATAAAATAAATTATTGAAATTATATTTCAAACGAATTATAATAACCATAACTTCACTACATGATGAAAAAGGAGCCCAAAAGATGAATGAACAGCTTACGTTATTAACAACAGAGTCCCAAAACGAACAGACAATGAAGATAGATACAGCTAGTACAAAAGAAATTTTAAACATAATGAATAAAGAAGATCAAAAAGTGGCGCTGGCTGTACAAAAAGTACTTCCAGACGTAGAGGTGGCAGTTGAATTTGTAAGTGAATCGTTTCAAAAGGAAGGTCGCCTTATTTATGTCGGAGCAGGAACAAGCGGAAGGCTGGGAGTATTGGATGCTGTTGAATGCCCGCCTACTTTCAGTACCAATCCCGATCAGGTACAGGGATTGATGGCTGGAGGAGAAAAAGCATTCGTTAAAGCAGTTGAAGGTGCTGAAGATAAAGAAGAATTGGGAGCAGCAGATTTACAAAAAATTTATTTGAATGAACGAGACACAGTCATTGGAATTGCTGCAAGCGGACGCACTCCTTATGTGATTGGTGCATTAAGATATGCAAAATCTGTAAAAGCTAAAACGGTGGCGCTGTCTTGCAATGGTAATTCTCTTATTGGAAAAGAAGCGGACCATAGTATTGAGGTAGTAGTAGGTCCGGAAGTGCTAACAGGTTCCACAAGGTTAAAAGCAGCAAGCGCTCATAAAATGATTCTCAACATGATTTCTACAGCGGCTATGATTAAAGTAGGAAAAGCGTATGAAAACTTAATGATAGATGTTCATGTGAGTAATGAAAAGCTTAAAGAACGAGCGATAGGTATTATTTGTAAAATTACAGGTGTTTCTTATGAACAAGCAAGTCAAACGCTTGAAGAAGCAAATAATGAGGTAAAAACAGCAGTGGTTATGATCAAAACAAATGAAAATTACGACACCGCGAAGATGTTACTGAATGATGCGGGCGGTTATGTGAGAAAAGCGATTGAACATTACGTATAAAGGAGAGAAACGATGTCAACAGGCGGATTAACAATGATTAAAAACACGGTGGCTAAGCTTCCTGATTCGGAGAGGAAAATTGCTGAATATATTTTAAATAATCCGCATACTGTGGTAAACAGTACGGCTGGGGAATTAGGTAGACTAGCGAATGCTAGCAGTGCTGCTGTTATTCGTTTGTGTAAATCTATCGGGGTTAGCGGGTTTCAAGAATTAAAAGTAAGAGTAGCCGGAGATTTAGCTAGAGATACGGAGCAAGGATACCGCGATATTGAAACAAATGAAACGATTCAATCTATTGTCAAAAAAACGGTAAGCAACAGCATTCAAAGTCTAAGTGATACGGCCGAGCTTGTGAATTATAAAGAAGCAGAGCGGGCTGTTTTGGCACTGATTGAAGCCAAAAATATTCATTTTTTTGGAATCGGTGCTTCACATATTATTGCTATAGATGCACAGCAAAAATTTCTTCGAATTAATAAAAATGCTACGGCTTTTGCAGATAGCCATCTAGCAGCTACACTCATCGCAAATGCAAGTAAAGACGATGTAGTTGTGGGTATCTCTTTTTCAGGGGAGACTCCTGAAGTAAGCAATGTCTTATCTTTAGCTAAAAATCGCGGAGTAAAGACGATTAGCTTAACCAAGTATGGACAGTCTACCGTTTCGTCTTTAGCTGATATTTGTTTGTATACGTCTTATTCTCAAGAAGCGCCGTTTCGAAGCGCAGCTACATCGTCTCGTTTAGCCCAGCTTTATGTGATTGATGTGTTATTTTTAAGTATTGCAGCGCAGCAGTATGACCAGACGATTGAGTATATTGATAAAACAAGGGATGCCATTCAGTTTTTGAAAACTAAGAAATAAAAAAAGAAAGCGATTACAAAAAGGGGATTTTGTGGTCTGTTTCCTCAGTACCGTATCCATCTAAGAGGAAAATACAAAGGGGGATTAACATGTCTTTAGATAATCATCAATTAGCAAAGGTTATTTTGGAGATGCTTGGGGAAGCATCGAATATTGAAGCGTATACGCATTGTATGACTCGGCTGCGCGTGACTGTAAAAGATGATTCAATTGTAAAAAAGGCAGATATACGAAAGCTTGAAGGCGTGCTCGGATTAGTTGAAGAAGAAACGCTGCAAATCATTATTGGTCCTGGAAAAGTAAACAAAGTAACAGAGGAATTTGGAAAGTTAATTGATGAATCCGGCGGTATTAATTTAGAAAATCGTGCGGCTCAGCGGAAATCGGAGCTGAAAGAAAAAAATGCAACTCCGTTTAAGCTCTTGCTTCGCCGAATTTCGAGTATTTTTATTCCGTTAATACCTGCTCTTGTAGCATCCGGACTTATCACCGGAGTGACAAAAGCAGCTGTTCAAGCGAAGTGGCTTCCGGCAGATTCACAGATTGCTATTCTTTTAACCGTTATCGGAAGCGGCTTATTTGCTTATCTTGGTATTTTAGTAGGTATTAATGCCGCAAAAGAATTTGGTGGTTCGCCGGCTCTAGGAGGCTTAGCTGGTATTTTAGTCATTAATCCTGCCGTAGCTGATATTAAACTTTTTGGTGAAGCACTTTTGCCGGGGCGGGGCGGCTTAATAGGCGTGTTGCTTGCAGCAATCTTCATGGCCGTAGTGGAAAAACGAGTGCGTAAATTTGTCCCTCAGTCACTGGATATTATTATTACACCGACCGTTACGGTATTAATTACAGGCATTATTACGTATGTAGTCTTTATGCCACTCGGTGGCTTGATTTCAGACGGAATCACAAAAGGCCTTTTAGGAATTTTAGAGGTTGGAGGAGTTGTAGCAGGCTTTGTTTTAGGAGCAACGTTCTTGCCGCTCGTCATTACAGGACTGCATCAAGGTCTTACTCCTGTTCATTTAGAGCTTATCAATTCAATTGGAGATGATCCGCTTCTTCCTATACTAGCAATGGGCGGAGCCGGTCAGGTAGGTGCCGCTTTTGCTATTTATATCAAAACAAAGAAAAAACGTTTAAAGCGAGCAATTGGAGGCGCTCTTCCTTCAGGGCTGCTCGGAATCGGAGAGCCGCTTATTTTTGGAGTCACACTTCCTTTAGGGCGTCCATTCTTAACCGCTTGTCTCGGAGCTGGAATCGGCGGAGCGTTTCAGGCGCACTTTCATATTGCAACTGTAGCAGTGGGAGTATCAGGTTTGCCGCTTACGTTTTTAGTTCATGCGCATCAAATTCTTCTTTATTTACTTGGATTAGTTATTGCTTACGCAGCAGGCTTTATTTGTACCTATTTCTTTGGATTTAACGATGAAATGGCGAGGGAGTTTGAATGATCGGTATTTCGTTTTATTTAAATGATAGTGATGCCAAAAAAAGATTAATAGAAGCGAGTGAGTGCGGAGTTACACGTGCATTCACTTCGCTTCACCTTCCAGAAGAAAAAGGAGATTTGGCTGAACGGGCAAAAGAGTTGCTTCATGCGGCTAGAGATTGTGGAATAAGCGTGTATGCAGACGTATCCAAGCATACGCCGGTTCATTTAGGTATTGAAAGCCTTATGACGCTATCTTCACTTGGCGTATCGGGTATTAGACTAGACGATGGCTTTAGTGTAGAAGAAACTCTTTCGCTTGCGAATGAATTTTATATTGCTGTTAATGCAAGTACGTTATCCAAACAAGAAATAGAATCGCTGTTATCTGCAGGCCTTCATCATCATCAGCTGCTTGCATGGCATAATTTTTATCCGCGGCCTGAAACAGGACTTGAAGAAACGTTTTTTCAACAGCAGACAGATTTATTTAATGAACTTCGTATTCCAGTCTGCGCTTATATTCCTGGAGAAGGCGAAAAAAGAGGCCCTTTTTATCAAGGTCTTCCTACTAGAGAAAAAGACCGTAATAGATGTCCTTTTACCTCTGCAGTAGATTTATACGGATGCGGAGTAACGGAGGTTTATATTGGAGATCCATACGCCGGTTCAAGTTTATTAAAGCGTTTAGTTCGATATCAAGAAAACCGCATTCTTCCGCTACGCATTCGTTCACTTCATATAGAGGGAACGTACAGCGTGCGTCCGGATGTATCAAGAGACGTTCTGCGTTTGGTTGATACTCGATCTGTAAAACCAGTGCCGCCATTTCATACAGTAGAACGCAGAATCGGAGCAATTACAATGGACAATGATGGCTACGGACGCTACAGAGGAGAGGTTCAAATAGCTAAAACGAATTTGCCTGCAAATGCTAATGTGAACGTGATTGGGTATGTAATAGAAGAAGATCATGAGCTGCTTTCATTAGTGAGACCGGGGCAAAAACTTGAGCTTGTCACTGTCTAAATGGAAAAATCGCGTATTTTTAAAGAAGCCGATAGCTAACTAGTAATCTTATAAAAGTAAAGAGCACACACTGCTTGAAAAAGATGTGTGCTTTTTATTTTACTAAAAAGGAAACTATTTTCATTGCTGAATCATGAACCTTTCTATTGAATAAAACGCTTTACTATGATAAAACTATTAAAGGTAAACATATGATAATAGTTTAATTTCATAGAGATACAACACCACTAGGGGTGCTTTCGAAGCTGAGAGAGACGAGAAGTCTTAACCCTTATAACCTGAACTAGGTAATACTAGCGTAGGAAAGAGGTATTGTAATGGATGTTTTGTATGGGATTTCCTTACGAACTCGTTATAATAATTTTGTGTATATAAACAAAAACACTTCTTTCCTGCGAAAGAAGTGTTTTTTTATGCGTAAAGGAAGGTGTCATACATGGAAGAAACAATTGATTTGCTTGTCAAACAGGTAGAGGAGCGCAAAGGGGAGCTAATCCAGTTATTAACAACGCTTGTTTCATATAAAACGCCGGCGCCTCCTGCACGAAATTCCCATGAAGCGCAGCTGTACGTAGCGGATTTCCTTAAAAACTGCGGTTTTTCCATCGATATGTGGGACTTATATTCCAACGACCCCATCGTAGTGGGTACGTTAAAAGGACAAAAATCAGCTGACTATCAAAGCTTAATTATTAACGGGCATATGGATGTTGCTGAGGTACAAGAAAATGAAAAGTGGGAGACAAATCCGTTTGAAGCTGTGGTAAAAGACAATATGATAATCGGACGCGGAGTTGCTGATATGAAAGGCGGCTTGGCAGGAGCATTATTTGCAGTGCAGCTTTTAACGGAAGCAGGAATTGAACTGCCGGGAGACTTGATTTTTGAATCCGTTGTAGGAGAAGAAGTGGGAGAAGCAGGTACGCTGCAATGCTGTCAGAAAGGATATACAGCTGACTTTGCGCTTGTAGCAGATACGAGTGATTTACATATTCAAGGTCAAGGCGGAGTTATCACAGGATGGATTACGATAAAAAGCAGCAAAACCTATCATGACGGTACACGCCGAAGTATGATTCATGCTGGAGGAGGGCTGTTAGCTGCGAGCGCTATCGAAAAGATGGCAAAAGTGATCGGAGGGCTGCAAGAATTGGAGCGCCACTGGGCTGTTACAAAGAGCTATCCAGGATTTTTGCCAGGAACAAACACGATTAACCCAGCAGTAATCGAAGGCGGAAGGCATGCTGCGTTTATTGCAGATGAATGCAGGCTATGGATCACCGTTCACTATTATCCTAATGAATCATACGACCAAGTATCAAAAGAAGTGGAAGAATACATTTTAGCTATTGCAAAAGCAGATCCATGGTTAAAAGATAATCTGCCAACCTTTGAATGGGGAGGCACATCAATGATTGAAGACAGAGGAGAAATCTTTCCGTCATTAGAAATTGATCAAGGTCATGCAGGAGTGCAGCTGCTTGCACATACTCACGAACAAATTGAAGGGAAAAAGCCTCCAATTGATGTGTCAACTAGCGTAACAGATGGCGGTTGGCTAGCTGATGCGGGTATCCCAGCAGCTATTTACGGTCCGGGGAATTTAGCAAATGCACATGCTGTGAATGAACAATTAGATGTGAATCAGCTTGTTCAATATACAAAAGTGATGGTGCAGTTCATTTACACATGGCTGCATACGCATAAGGAGTGGTCATCATGAAATTTAGTGAACGATTATATGAAAAGCTTCAGCCGATTTGGCGTCAAAATCATAATCATCCCTTTGTACAGGGAATGGGAGACGGGACGCTTGAAAAGGAGAAGTTTCGCTTTTATATGATTCAAGATTACCTTTACCTAATTGATTATGCCAAATTATTTGCGATTGGAGCCATGAAAGCTACCGATGTTCAAACGATGGGGAAATTTGCTGCACTTTTAGATTCTACATTAAACGAAGAAATGAGTTTGCACCGTGAGTATGCCAAGAAATTTCAAATCAGCGAAAAAGAATTAGAAAAAGCGCAGTCATCTCCTACAACATTGGCATACACGCACTATATGCTGCACGTTGGTCAAAGCGGAACATTAGCTGAATTAGTGGCGGCTCTTTTACCCTGCATGTGGAGTTACTGGGAAATAGGAAAAGAGCTCAGTGAAAAGCCTGGAGCTAACAATGAGTTTTATCGTGAGTGGATTGAAATGTACAGCTCAGAAGAATTTGGGGAACTAGCGACATGGTGCATTAATTTATTCGACTCACTTACTGAAGACAAATCAGAAGCGGAATTAGAAAAACTCGAAGAAATTTTCTTAAATACAACGCGTTTTGAGTATATGTTCTGGGATATGGCTTATAACGAAGCGATGTGGCCGATCCATGAATAAGTCTGTGTTATCTTTTCAAAACGTCAGTTTTACGTATAAAAACGGTGATCAAGCGATTTTAAAATCATTAAATTTAGACGTGAAAGAAGGCGAGTTTGTCAGTATCGTTGGAGCAAGCGGATCTGGAAAAAGTACGTTGTTTCGTCTCATTACAGGTCTTGAACAGCAGAGTGAAGGTGATATCCTTATTAACGGACAGTCTTATGAAAAACGTCTTGGAAAAGTAGGCTACATGCCGCAGCAAGATTTGCTTCTTCCGTGGCGCACGATTCTAGACAATGCAGCACTGCCTCTTGAGCTTCACAATGTGTCAAAAGCAAGTGCTCATAGGAAAGTATCTCAGCTGCTCGAAGAGTTTGGGTTAAAAGGGTATGAAAACCGTTTTCCAAGTGATTTATCCGGAGGGATGAAGCAGCGCGTTTCTTTTCTGCGGACGGTATTAAGCGGTTCTAACGTGCTGCTTTTAGATGAGCCTTTCAGTGCGCTTGATGCCATTACGCGTTTAGCAATGCAGGAATGGCTGCTTGAACAATGGCAAAAGCGTAAACATAGCATCTTATTTATCACTCATGACGTAAACGAAGCGCTTTTTTTGTCAGATCGTATTTTTATCTTTTCAGACAAGCCGGTAAGTCATCTTGAAGAGATTCAAGTGCCGCTTAGCAGGCCTCGAACGCAAAAAGATTTGAATCAACAGCGTGTGCTTGACGTGAAAGATTATTTAATTGAACAGCTCAGATCGAAGGTGAACACATGAAAAAGTACGGAGCTTCAGTGATTTTAGTAGTCATTTTGCTGGCTGCTTGGGAAATTGGAGCACGCATTGTAAACTATCCGTTTATTTTACCAACGCCCACTGGTATTTTAACGAAGCTTTGGGAGCTGCGAATGGATTTATTGTTTAAGCATTTACCAGCTACGTTATCTATTGTTGTAATTGGGCTGGTTATATCCGTTGTGCTAGGAGTTATGCTGGCTGTATGGATGAATTGGAGTCCGCTTATTGAGCGTGCTTTCTATCCGCTTATTATTGCGTCGCAAATGATTCCGACCATTGCCATAGCTCCTGTATTTGTTCTGTGGTTTGGCTACTCTATTTGGAGCAAAGTGATTGTGACCGTATTAATTACTTTTTTTCCTATTACGGTTAGCACATTCGACGGGCTTCGTTCCACAAACAAAGAGTTAAAAGAACTCATGCTAACGATGGGAGCAACAAAAAAAGATATTTTCTTTAAGTTGAACATTCCTTCTGCACTGCCTCATTTTTATTCAGGGCTCAAAGTAGCGGTTACCTTTAGTATAATAGGTGCTGCCATCGGCGAATGGTTAGGTGCACAAGCAGGCTTAGGATATTTCAGTCGTCGCATGATGACACAGTTTGATGCAGCTGGTGTATTTGCACCAATTGTGATTTTATCCGCGCTTGGTATTTTATTCTTTATTATTGTAGTAGGTTTCGAAAAACGTTCATTAAAGTGGAGGAAAACAGAATGAAAAAATGGTTTGTAATTGGCTTAAGCCTGGTGCTTGTTTTGATGCTCGCTGCTTGCGGTCAGGACAAGGAAAATAAAGCTGGTGACAGTAAAAAATTAAAAGACGTTACAATTATGCTTGATTGGTACCCAAATGCAGTGCACAGCTTCATTTACGCTGCACAAGAAAAAGGATATTTTAAAAAAGAAGGGCTGAATGTAAAGGTACAGTTTCCTGCTAATCCAACAGACTCGCTTAATTTAGCAGCTGCGGGGAAAGTTACGCTCGGCCTTTACTATCAGCCTGATGTAGCAATGGCACGAGCAAATGAAGATGTGCCGGTAAAGTCGGTAGGAGCGATTGTAAGGTCTCCGTTAAACCGAGTTGTGGCGCTGAAGGATAGCGGTATTACGCGTCCTAAAGATTTAGAAGGAAAAGTAGTAGGCTACAGTGGAACACCATTAAGCGAGTCTGTTCTAAAGAAAATGGTAAAAAGCGATGGAGGAGATCCTAATAAAGTAAAACTAGTAGACGTAGGATTTGAGTTGAATTCATCGCTGATTAGTAAAAAAGTAGATGCCGTAATAGGTGCGTATATTAACCACGAAGTACCATTGCTTCATAAAAAAGGATATAAAACGGTCGACATTGATCCTTCAGATTACGGTGTACCATCTTATTATGAGCTAGTGGCAGTTACTGGGGATCAAACGTGGGCAAAAGATTCTGATACGATTAAAGCGTTTTGGCGTGCTGCGACAAAAGGGTATGAGTACACAGAGAAGCATCCAAAGGAATCACTTCAAATTTTGTTAGATAACCAAGATAAATCAAACTTCCCGCTTGAAAAAGACGTGGAAACAAAAAGTTTGAATATTTTACTTCCGAAAATGAAGTCTGAACACGGATTTGGCAGTCAAACGAAAGAATCATGGCAGTCAAATGTGGACTGGTTAAAAGAGTCGGGATTAATTAAGAAAAAGCCAAATGTAGATGAAATGTTTGAGAATATCGGAGAATCCAAGTAAATAATTTAAAACAAATTTTAAAAAACCTTCTTATACTGAACGTAACTTTCTGAACGAGAAAGTGAAAAGGTAAAGGAGGTTTTTTTATGGCTTTTACGATAGTAAATAAGGAAACATGTATTGCTTGCGGAGCATGTGGAGGGAGCGCACCAGATCTTTATGATTATGATTCAGAAGGTCTTGCTTATGCCGTGTTAGATAACAACGAAGGAACAAAAGAAGTTCCTGAACATCAGCAAGATGAGATGATGGAAGCGTACGAAGGAT
This genomic interval carries:
- a CDS encoding DUF6612 family protein, whose amino-acid sequence is MKKIMNTGLALSFALLLSACGMPSSEELTGDVKEAQEKVKNVQVKVTGKEEGSSDYQVNGVQEFDFKNKAGYVNTKMDGEELKMYHDGDETLAVAGEESTKVQGEEKKYVTALINNAMELQQNPIRYYQKYDKNLPNEFEVTEKDKDYVLTFNGDKDKKQKIVADDAKAYYKIINQGSDTAVDLDQIKGKDFSLVVTIDKETKQVKKVVKNQSYSVKVDGKTENSKSKQTYTYTYNQLDNVTKPKVEAKAAAASKDSGTETPSKEKQAAYAKEAGQYVDALIQATVYQNTDQFVAKHPNQEDKKQVKEKGEFQKSSFVEFFETNFKGALSSVSSNITDEQLNEVSSAFLKALSSTKYKIKDAAYSAEDDAYVVQVEIQGFNDASVLAEVMTPLAEKYQAGELSNEQLVNELIDGVAKRYREPVELLPAKTVPVHVVRNGEKDYEVLMQDEYLLTFAQQS
- the murQ gene encoding N-acetylmuramic acid 6-phosphate etherase; this translates as MNEQLTLLTTESQNEQTMKIDTASTKEILNIMNKEDQKVALAVQKVLPDVEVAVEFVSESFQKEGRLIYVGAGTSGRLGVLDAVECPPTFSTNPDQVQGLMAGGEKAFVKAVEGAEDKEELGAADLQKIYLNERDTVIGIAASGRTPYVIGALRYAKSVKAKTVALSCNGNSLIGKEADHSIEVVVGPEVLTGSTRLKAASAHKMILNMISTAAMIKVGKAYENLMIDVHVSNEKLKERAIGIICKITGVSYEQASQTLEEANNEVKTAVVMIKTNENYDTAKMLLNDAGGYVRKAIEHYV
- a CDS encoding MurR/RpiR family transcriptional regulator produces the protein MSTGGLTMIKNTVAKLPDSERKIAEYILNNPHTVVNSTAGELGRLANASSAAVIRLCKSIGVSGFQELKVRVAGDLARDTEQGYRDIETNETIQSIVKKTVSNSIQSLSDTAELVNYKEAERAVLALIEAKNIHFFGIGASHIIAIDAQQKFLRINKNATAFADSHLAATLIANASKDDVVVGISFSGETPEVSNVLSLAKNRGVKTISLTKYGQSTVSSLADICLYTSYSQEAPFRSAATSSRLAQLYVIDVLFLSIAAQQYDQTIEYIDKTRDAIQFLKTKK
- a CDS encoding PTS transporter subunit EIIC — protein: MSLDNHQLAKVILEMLGEASNIEAYTHCMTRLRVTVKDDSIVKKADIRKLEGVLGLVEEETLQIIIGPGKVNKVTEEFGKLIDESGGINLENRAAQRKSELKEKNATPFKLLLRRISSIFIPLIPALVASGLITGVTKAAVQAKWLPADSQIAILLTVIGSGLFAYLGILVGINAAKEFGGSPALGGLAGILVINPAVADIKLFGEALLPGRGGLIGVLLAAIFMAVVEKRVRKFVPQSLDIIITPTVTVLITGIITYVVFMPLGGLISDGITKGLLGILEVGGVVAGFVLGATFLPLVITGLHQGLTPVHLELINSIGDDPLLPILAMGGAGQVGAAFAIYIKTKKKRLKRAIGGALPSGLLGIGEPLIFGVTLPLGRPFLTACLGAGIGGAFQAHFHIATVAVGVSGLPLTFLVHAHQILLYLLGLVIAYAAGFICTYFFGFNDEMAREFE
- a CDS encoding MupG family TIM beta-alpha barrel fold protein, whose protein sequence is MIGISFYLNDSDAKKRLIEASECGVTRAFTSLHLPEEKGDLAERAKELLHAARDCGISVYADVSKHTPVHLGIESLMTLSSLGVSGIRLDDGFSVEETLSLANEFYIAVNASTLSKQEIESLLSAGLHHHQLLAWHNFYPRPETGLEETFFQQQTDLFNELRIPVCAYIPGEGEKRGPFYQGLPTREKDRNRCPFTSAVDLYGCGVTEVYIGDPYAGSSLLKRLVRYQENRILPLRIRSLHIEGTYSVRPDVSRDVLRLVDTRSVKPVPPFHTVERRIGAITMDNDGYGRYRGEVQIAKTNLPANANVNVIGYVIEEDHELLSLVRPGQKLELVTV
- a CDS encoding acetylornithine deacetylase; this translates as MEETIDLLVKQVEERKGELIQLLTTLVSYKTPAPPARNSHEAQLYVADFLKNCGFSIDMWDLYSNDPIVVGTLKGQKSADYQSLIINGHMDVAEVQENEKWETNPFEAVVKDNMIIGRGVADMKGGLAGALFAVQLLTEAGIELPGDLIFESVVGEEVGEAGTLQCCQKGYTADFALVADTSDLHIQGQGGVITGWITIKSSKTYHDGTRRSMIHAGGGLLAASAIEKMAKVIGGLQELERHWAVTKSYPGFLPGTNTINPAVIEGGRHAAFIADECRLWITVHYYPNESYDQVSKEVEEYILAIAKADPWLKDNLPTFEWGGTSMIEDRGEIFPSLEIDQGHAGVQLLAHTHEQIEGKKPPIDVSTSVTDGGWLADAGIPAAIYGPGNLANAHAVNEQLDVNQLVQYTKVMVQFIYTWLHTHKEWSS
- the tenA gene encoding thiaminase II; translated protein: MKFSERLYEKLQPIWRQNHNHPFVQGMGDGTLEKEKFRFYMIQDYLYLIDYAKLFAIGAMKATDVQTMGKFAALLDSTLNEEMSLHREYAKKFQISEKELEKAQSSPTTLAYTHYMLHVGQSGTLAELVAALLPCMWSYWEIGKELSEKPGANNEFYREWIEMYSSEEFGELATWCINLFDSLTEDKSEAELEKLEEIFLNTTRFEYMFWDMAYNEAMWPIHE
- a CDS encoding ABC transporter ATP-binding protein, translated to MNKSVLSFQNVSFTYKNGDQAILKSLNLDVKEGEFVSIVGASGSGKSTLFRLITGLEQQSEGDILINGQSYEKRLGKVGYMPQQDLLLPWRTILDNAALPLELHNVSKASAHRKVSQLLEEFGLKGYENRFPSDLSGGMKQRVSFLRTVLSGSNVLLLDEPFSALDAITRLAMQEWLLEQWQKRKHSILFITHDVNEALFLSDRIFIFSDKPVSHLEEIQVPLSRPRTQKDLNQQRVLDVKDYLIEQLRSKVNT
- a CDS encoding ABC transporter permease, giving the protein MKKYGASVILVVILLAAWEIGARIVNYPFILPTPTGILTKLWELRMDLLFKHLPATLSIVVIGLVISVVLGVMLAVWMNWSPLIERAFYPLIIASQMIPTIAIAPVFVLWFGYSIWSKVIVTVLITFFPITVSTFDGLRSTNKELKELMLTMGATKKDIFFKLNIPSALPHFYSGLKVAVTFSIIGAAIGEWLGAQAGLGYFSRRMMTQFDAAGVFAPIVILSALGILFFIIVVGFEKRSLKWRKTE
- a CDS encoding ABC transporter substrate-binding protein, with translation MKKWFVIGLSLVLVLMLAACGQDKENKAGDSKKLKDVTIMLDWYPNAVHSFIYAAQEKGYFKKEGLNVKVQFPANPTDSLNLAAAGKVTLGLYYQPDVAMARANEDVPVKSVGAIVRSPLNRVVALKDSGITRPKDLEGKVVGYSGTPLSESVLKKMVKSDGGDPNKVKLVDVGFELNSSLISKKVDAVIGAYINHEVPLLHKKGYKTVDIDPSDYGVPSYYELVAVTGDQTWAKDSDTIKAFWRAATKGYEYTEKHPKESLQILLDNQDKSNFPLEKDVETKSLNILLPKMKSEHGFGSQTKESWQSNVDWLKESGLIKKKPNVDEMFENIGESK
- a CDS encoding ferredoxin, giving the protein MAFTIVNKETCIACGACGGSAPDLYDYDSEGLAYAVLDNNEGTKEVPEHQQDEMMEAYEGCPTESIKVAEQPFYGNATKFE